A region from the Rosa rugosa chromosome 6, drRosRugo1.1, whole genome shotgun sequence genome encodes:
- the LOC133716339 gene encoding NAC domain-containing protein 101-like produces MASGAYLVGYRFHPTDLELVAYYLHNRAAMVDQFRSSPIFDFPNFYGQNEPWLIWDMFCAQSNSTMKEEEEEPLYFFTHRKKLNPKAKKFDRKVGSGTWSAQYSKNVVAADDDSVIGIKREFRYEGGSDPHQNGAWLMQEYQITSHSNDLLQTVQVDGTNISIADCPNDTSYAYFDYEVEEFFGLTTDDIYDDDDCQFSSSEIQAFLACLD; encoded by the exons ATGGCATCAGGTGCTTACCTAGTTGGTTACAGATTTCATCCTACAGACCTGGAATTGGTGGCTTACTACCTCCACAACCGGGCTGCCATGGTTGATCAGTTTCGCTCGAGTCCAATCTTTGATTTTCCTAATTTCTATGGCCAAAATGAGCCCTGGCTCATTTGGGACATGTTCTGTGCCCAATCCAACAGTACtatgaaggaggaggaggaagaaccaCTATATTTCTTCACTCACCGCAAGAAATTGAATCCCAAAGCGAAAAAATTTGATAGGAAAGTGGGATCGGGAACATGGAGTGCCCAGTATTCAAAAAATGTTGTTGCTGCTGATGATGATAGTGTTATTGGAATTAAGAGAGAATTTCGGTATGAGGGTGGATCTGATCCACATCAAAATGGGGCTTGGTTGATGCAGGAGTACCAGATCACATCTCACAGTAATGATCTC CTTcaaacggttcaggttgacgggACTAATATTTCCATTGCTGATTGTCCTAATGATACTTCATATGCCTATTTTGATTATGAAGTTGAGGAATTCTTTGGCTTGACTACTGATGatatatatgatgatgatgactgtCAGTTTTCAAGTTCTGAAATACAGGCATTCTTAGCTTGTCTGGATTGA
- the LOC133716340 gene encoding putative ripening-related protein 1, protein MTCFFSKGSILVILLLAIFLVSEAHQCRPSGRIRGRKPPPGQCNQQDDSDCCKAGKMYPTYTCSPPMSGNTKAYLTLNSFEAGGDGGGPSECDGKYHNDNTPVVALSTGWYNGGSRCLNNISISGNGRSVVAMVVDECDSTEGCDADHDYQPPCPNNIVDASKAVWKALGVSEDNWGGLDITWPGPMLSYIRVSSIKCLFCFLFGV, encoded by the coding sequence ATGACTTGCTTCTTCTCAAAAGGGTCTATTCTAGTCATTCTCCTTTTAGCAATTTTCTTGGTTAGTGAAGCTCACCAATGTCGTCCAAGTGGAAGAATCAGAGGAAGGAAGCCCCCTCCTGGACAATGTAACCAGCAGGATGACTCTGACTGCTGTAAAGCTGGAAAAATGTACCCAACCTACACTTGCTCACCACCAATGTCCGGTAACACCAAGGCATACCTCACTCTCAATAGCTTTGAGGCAGGTGGTGACGGAGGAGGCCCATCCGAATGTGACGGCAAGTATCACAATGACAACACTCCAGTTGTTGCATTATCCACAGGATGGTACAACGGTGGATCAAGGTGCCTTAACAACATCAGCATTAGTGGTAATGGGCGTAGCGTGGTGGCCATGGTGGTGGATGAGTGCGACTCTACTGAGGGATGTGATGCAGACCATGATTATCAGCCTCCTTGTCCCAACAACATTGTTGATGCCTCCAAGGCCGTCTGGAAAGCCTTAGGTGTATCTGAGGACAACTGGGGTGGCTTGGATATCACATGGCCTGGTCCGATGCTTAGTTACATTAGAGTTTCTTCGATCAAGTGcttattttgtttcttatttgGGGTTTGA
- the LOC133714060 gene encoding pre-rRNA-processing protein TSR2-like isoform X1, with protein MVFLNAECTSKFPISGALKMEPERKLTAAAVAAFQEGVGLVLSRWSALQLAVDNEWGGRESRLKAEQLVSDIVSWVNFSTEPLYIDDLEEMLIEAMSFLNTVIEDGSIEEVAEKIMIMHEECLDCNFKSIESLREANSRRVPTPHVKQVVNDEEDSDEDDDDTDPSMNKDDSSNMIVDKPESHAVEPKTKQAVEAEDGWEVVGPRRSRGKRN; from the exons AGCCTTGAAAATGGAGCCTGAGAGAAAGCTAACGGCGGCGGCTGTGGCGGCGTTCCAAGAAGGGGTCGGGTTGGTTCTGTCGCGGTGGTCGGCGCTTCAATTGGCCGTCGACAACGAGTGGGGTGGCCGTGAATCGCGCCTCAAGGCCGAGCAACTGGTCTCTGATATCGTCTCCTGGGTCAATTTCTCCACCG aacctctttatatagatgatttAGAAGAAATGCTCATTGAAGCTATGAGTTTTCTCAATACTGTGATAGAGGATGGTAGCATTGAGGAG GTAGCTGAAAAAATAATGATTATGCATGAAGAATGTTTGGATTGCAATTTCAAGTCTATTGAAAGCCTAAGGGAAGCCAATAGTCGAAGAGTTCCTACTCCTCATGTTAAACAG GTTGTCAATGATGAAGAAGACAGTGACgaggatgatgatgatactGATCCTAGCATGAATAAAGATGATTCATCAAACATGATTGTGGACAAACCAGAGTCTCAtgcagtagagccaaagaccaAGCAGGCAGTTGAAGCAGAAGATGGTTGGGAGGTAGTTGGACCAAGAAGAAGTAGGGGTAAAAGGAATTAG
- the LOC133714060 gene encoding pre-rRNA-processing protein TSR2-like isoform X2: MEPERKLTAAAVAAFQEGVGLVLSRWSALQLAVDNEWGGRESRLKAEQLVSDIVSWVNFSTEPLYIDDLEEMLIEAMSFLNTVIEDGSIEEVAEKIMIMHEECLDCNFKSIESLREANSRRVPTPHVKQVVNDEEDSDEDDDDTDPSMNKDDSSNMIVDKPESHAVEPKTKQAVEAEDGWEVVGPRRSRGKRN, from the exons ATGGAGCCTGAGAGAAAGCTAACGGCGGCGGCTGTGGCGGCGTTCCAAGAAGGGGTCGGGTTGGTTCTGTCGCGGTGGTCGGCGCTTCAATTGGCCGTCGACAACGAGTGGGGTGGCCGTGAATCGCGCCTCAAGGCCGAGCAACTGGTCTCTGATATCGTCTCCTGGGTCAATTTCTCCACCG aacctctttatatagatgatttAGAAGAAATGCTCATTGAAGCTATGAGTTTTCTCAATACTGTGATAGAGGATGGTAGCATTGAGGAG GTAGCTGAAAAAATAATGATTATGCATGAAGAATGTTTGGATTGCAATTTCAAGTCTATTGAAAGCCTAAGGGAAGCCAATAGTCGAAGAGTTCCTACTCCTCATGTTAAACAG GTTGTCAATGATGAAGAAGACAGTGACgaggatgatgatgatactGATCCTAGCATGAATAAAGATGATTCATCAAACATGATTGTGGACAAACCAGAGTCTCAtgcagtagagccaaagaccaAGCAGGCAGTTGAAGCAGAAGATGGTTGGGAGGTAGTTGGACCAAGAAGAAGTAGGGGTAAAAGGAATTAG